One window from the genome of Spirosoma rhododendri encodes:
- a CDS encoding thioredoxin family protein: MLLSLGLCLALTVARSAVPCTDEPAGIKFFTGSWKAVLAEAKRQNKPVFVDIYTTWCGPCKLMAKEAFPNPKVGEKFNTSFVSYQIDAEKGEGIEVAKKYAVDAYPTALYVSASGDLIHRAVGYGGIKGMMEEAEKAVSASKESGSISEMDKQFADGKRDTDFLATYLQKRAKVGMPSPEALDAYLKAVPESDWSSDRNTEIIMGNLTSANAKGYSFLLSRLPSMRMSPAGRPLMMSLQKAVQADFRQAAQQKDETQLEQTIKHNAEFMNAMRPQSEAALKQIADSQRMRFYQQTGNYDKYRPLAVAEATKLMDIPADSVKARNELGLKRFQLQTAMMPDSVKNSAGFKKYAESMKAAETERVAMGLNSLAWAYYQSMPDKKDLAQALSWSAKSLEYKRIPIYLDTYAHLLGKLGRKDEALKTEQEALDKAKAAGEDVADYEKGIAEMK, translated from the coding sequence ATGTTGCTCTCGCTTGGCCTGTGCCTTGCCCTGACCGTAGCCCGGTCGGCCGTTCCCTGCACCGACGAACCAGCGGGTATCAAGTTTTTTACCGGCTCGTGGAAAGCCGTACTGGCTGAAGCCAAACGGCAGAATAAGCCCGTCTTTGTCGACATCTACACGACCTGGTGCGGCCCCTGCAAGCTGATGGCCAAAGAAGCCTTCCCTAATCCAAAAGTTGGTGAGAAGTTCAACACCAGCTTTGTCAGCTACCAGATCGACGCCGAAAAAGGCGAGGGTATCGAGGTGGCGAAAAAGTATGCCGTCGACGCCTACCCAACGGCCCTCTACGTGTCGGCAAGCGGTGATCTGATCCACCGGGCTGTCGGTTACGGCGGTATCAAAGGCATGATGGAAGAAGCGGAGAAAGCCGTATCGGCCAGTAAAGAGAGTGGCTCGATCAGCGAAATGGATAAGCAGTTTGCCGACGGGAAACGTGACACCGACTTTCTGGCGACTTATCTGCAAAAGCGGGCTAAAGTGGGGATGCCCAGCCCCGAAGCCCTCGACGCTTATCTGAAAGCCGTTCCTGAATCCGACTGGTCGTCAGACCGTAATACGGAAATCATCATGGGGAATCTTACCTCGGCCAACGCAAAAGGCTACAGTTTCCTGCTGAGTCGGCTACCCTCGATGCGAATGTCTCCGGCAGGCCGACCGCTGATGATGAGCCTGCAAAAAGCCGTACAGGCCGATTTTCGTCAGGCAGCCCAGCAGAAAGACGAAACGCAGCTGGAGCAGACGATTAAGCACAATGCGGAATTTATGAACGCGATGCGTCCGCAGTCAGAAGCAGCCCTAAAACAGATCGCCGACAGTCAGCGTATGCGCTTTTACCAGCAAACCGGCAACTACGATAAGTACCGCCCGCTGGCCGTTGCGGAGGCTACCAAACTGATGGATATTCCGGCCGATTCGGTGAAAGCGCGTAACGAACTGGGGCTGAAACGATTCCAGTTGCAGACCGCGATGATGCCCGATTCGGTTAAAAACAGCGCCGGTTTCAAAAAGTACGCCGAGAGTATGAAAGCCGCCGAAACCGAGCGCGTAGCGATGGGGCTCAACAGCCTGGCGTGGGCGTATTATCAGTCGATGCCCGACAAAAAGGATCTGGCGCAGGCCCTGAGCTGGTCGGCGAAATCGCTCGAGTATAAGCGCATACCCATATATCTGGACACCTACGCGCATCTGCTGGGCAAGCTGGGCCGTAAAGACGAAGCCTTAAAAACGGAGCAGGAAGCACTCGACAAAGCCAAAGCGGCCGGTGAAGACGTGGCCGATTACGAAAAAGGCATCGCCGAAATGAAATAG
- a CDS encoding antibiotic biosynthesis monooxygenase family protein, whose amino-acid sequence MYARIVRASLTAETDEEAVTYFQDTILPALKQHAGFASGYCFYAPADHHALMVSVWESEEARHSAETSGLLGQAVSHLGNYFNGKPTVDYYQVTV is encoded by the coding sequence ATGTACGCACGTATTGTTCGCGCTTCACTAACGGCCGAGACGGACGAGGAAGCTGTTACGTATTTTCAGGACACCATACTGCCTGCTCTCAAGCAACATGCCGGGTTTGCGTCCGGGTATTGCTTCTACGCGCCGGCAGACCATCATGCGCTGATGGTGTCGGTTTGGGAGTCGGAAGAAGCCCGCCACAGTGCGGAAACCAGCGGTTTACTCGGCCAGGCGGTCAGTCACCTAGGCAACTACTTCAACGGCAAACCCACCGTGGACTATTATCAGGTAACGGTTTAG
- a CDS encoding thioredoxin family protein: MKTFLHWFSLCLTVTATFAAAPRTDEPAGIKFFTGSWKAVLAEAKRQNKPVFVDIYTTWCGPCKLMAKEAFPNPQVGEKFNSSFINYQLDAEKGEGIEVAKKYAVDAYPTALYVSASGDLIYRAVGYEGIRVMMEEADRALTGKRDTYTLTMMEQDYAAGKRDTAFLAAYLKKRASEQKPDNDALMVYLKAIPKTDWTSNAALNIIAGNVERYSEPLMAVLFPKMLQLVTATDGETVSLHSTIGRGVRAMNEDHFKQAISKKDETILAEVIKVNEAYLEAMRGKPIPPDRAEQIANGYRNHFRQQTTGSDK; the protein is encoded by the coding sequence GTGAAAACATTTCTGCACTGGTTCAGCCTCTGCCTGACCGTCACGGCTACGTTTGCAGCCGCCCCCCGCACCGACGAACCGGCGGGTATTAAGTTCTTCACCGGCTCGTGGAAAGCCGTGCTGGCCGAAGCCAAACGGCAGAACAAGCCCGTCTTTGTCGACATCTACACGACCTGGTGCGGCCCCTGTAAGCTGATGGCCAAAGAAGCCTTTCCCAACCCGCAGGTGGGCGAAAAATTCAACAGTAGTTTCATTAATTACCAGCTCGATGCGGAAAAAGGTGAGGGTATCGAGGTGGCGAAGAAATACGCCGTCGACGCCTACCCAACGGCCCTCTATGTGTCGGCAAGCGGTGATCTGATCTACCGGGCTGTCGGCTACGAAGGTATCAGAGTCATGATGGAAGAAGCCGACAGGGCGTTGACGGGTAAGCGGGATACGTACACGCTGACTATGATGGAGCAGGACTATGCTGCGGGCAAACGTGACACCGCTTTCCTGGCCGCTTACCTGAAAAAGCGTGCGTCAGAACAGAAGCCAGACAACGACGCGCTGATGGTGTATCTTAAAGCGATTCCGAAAACCGACTGGACATCAAATGCAGCGCTGAATATCATTGCCGGTAATGTGGAGCGCTATAGCGAACCGTTGATGGCGGTACTCTTCCCGAAAATGCTTCAGCTGGTAACCGCTACTGATGGCGAAACGGTATCGCTGCACAGCACAATCGGCCGTGGTGTACGTGCCATGAACGAGGACCATTTCAAACAGGCGATCAGTAAAAAAGACGAAACAATACTGGCTGAGGTGATTAAGGTAAACGAAGCTTATCTGGAAGCCATGCGTGGTAAGCCAATACCACCAGATCGGGCGGAGCAAATTGCCAACGGCTACCGAAATCACTTCCGCCAGCAAACGACAGGCAGTGATAAGTGA
- a CDS encoding outer membrane beta-barrel protein, which translates to MRTTLLLLTSLCTITLRSSAQSLRIRLQDKQAQPVIGATLRLTDPADTTRHLYELTDTLGLATFQATTGKTYWLRATSVGFIPLQKVVQAGPKALTFRMDPENIMLQGVSVTAARPLVKQEDDKTIVDPEPIAATSTSAYEIMEKTPGVFLDPDGNVYLSSTNPATIYINGREQKLSASDMASILKSLPPNSISRIEILRTPSARYDASGSGGIVNIVLKKGVNIGLTGSVNAGVNQGRFGNQFAGVNINSMRNGRTAYLNLNFTNRNSYEQIQTNRRFSPDSVLRQDAYTTTPGQVLYVGYGLGFAPSRRWDINFDGRFSWNQANAEATNANQISRVSTGRLIADNLNTVDNRNRILSFNQGFTTSLKLDTVGSELTTDVSYGFIGTRGVQDFSTRYIQPEGQTTVGDGSFTNQRHLIAAQVDLKYKLTPDLTLETGAKTTVQLFTSDAAYFNVVGQTRLPSRARTNQYDYHENINAAYVQVSKPFGAFLLKGGVRLENTNMDGRQYVPADTTFKIRRTDLFPYVFLSRKLVEIAGYELRSYLVYRRSITRPAYEYLNPFAQYVDQYLYQAGNPSLRPQFTENFEANISVEDRPLFAIGRNYTTDIFTSVVYQDPANRSIAYRTYDNLGTNRETYFRVLGVIPPVGRYFFLASAQYNYNDYMGTYENQPLRFQRGSWSFFTFHSYKIDKRSTATLNAFFRTRGQLQFYELSNFGALNLSVNRKFMQDKLLVTLTANDLLFTNYYQFALQQGSVQANGLRRNDTRRFGLTVRYNFGMRKREERTNMFNVDTPTQ; encoded by the coding sequence TTGCGTACTACACTTCTACTACTTACGAGCTTATGTACTATCACGTTACGTTCATCGGCACAGTCGCTTCGTATTCGGTTGCAGGATAAGCAGGCGCAGCCCGTTATCGGCGCAACGCTCCGCCTGACTGATCCGGCCGACACGACGCGCCACTTATACGAACTCACCGACACGCTGGGGCTGGCCACCTTTCAGGCAACTACAGGAAAAACATACTGGCTACGAGCCACGTCAGTCGGCTTTATACCGCTACAGAAGGTTGTGCAGGCGGGACCGAAAGCGCTGACGTTCAGAATGGATCCTGAAAATATTATGCTTCAGGGGGTATCGGTAACGGCGGCCAGACCGCTCGTAAAACAGGAAGACGACAAAACGATCGTGGACCCGGAGCCGATTGCCGCCACCAGCACGAGCGCCTACGAGATTATGGAAAAAACGCCGGGCGTATTTCTCGATCCCGACGGCAACGTGTACCTCAGCAGCACAAACCCCGCAACGATCTACATCAACGGGCGGGAGCAGAAACTGAGCGCGTCAGATATGGCGTCGATCCTGAAAAGCCTGCCCCCGAACAGCATCAGCCGGATTGAAATTCTGCGAACGCCTTCCGCCCGGTACGATGCCAGCGGGAGCGGAGGTATCGTTAATATCGTGCTCAAAAAAGGCGTTAACATCGGGCTGACTGGCTCGGTCAATGCGGGCGTCAACCAGGGGCGGTTCGGGAATCAGTTTGCCGGGGTCAATATCAACAGCATGCGCAACGGGCGTACGGCTTACCTGAACCTCAATTTTACCAACCGCAACAGCTACGAGCAGATTCAGACCAACCGGCGTTTCTCGCCCGACTCGGTGCTGCGGCAGGACGCCTACACGACTACACCCGGTCAGGTGCTGTATGTGGGCTACGGGCTGGGTTTTGCCCCCTCCCGCCGGTGGGACATCAACTTCGACGGGCGGTTTTCGTGGAATCAAGCCAATGCCGAAGCGACCAATGCCAACCAGATCAGCCGGGTCAGTACGGGGCGGCTGATCGCCGACAACCTCAACACGGTCGATAACCGGAACCGGATTCTGTCGTTCAATCAGGGGTTTACGACGAGCCTTAAACTGGACACGGTCGGTTCGGAACTGACCACCGATGTATCGTATGGTTTCATCGGTACGCGTGGGGTGCAGGACTTTTCGACGCGCTACATCCAGCCCGAAGGGCAGACGACGGTTGGCGATGGTTCGTTTACCAATCAGCGGCACCTTATAGCCGCGCAGGTGGATTTGAAGTATAAACTAACCCCCGACCTGACGCTCGAAACGGGGGCCAAAACAACCGTGCAACTGTTCACCAGCGACGCGGCTTATTTCAACGTCGTGGGGCAAACGCGCCTGCCCAGCCGCGCCCGCACCAACCAGTACGACTACCACGAAAACATCAACGCGGCTTACGTGCAGGTGTCGAAACCGTTCGGTGCCTTTCTGCTCAAAGGGGGCGTCCGGCTGGAGAATACCAACATGGACGGGCGGCAGTACGTACCGGCCGATACCACCTTTAAAATTCGGCGGACCGATCTGTTTCCGTACGTGTTCCTGAGCCGGAAACTGGTGGAGATTGCGGGCTACGAACTGCGCAGTTACCTCGTCTACCGCCGGTCGATTACCCGGCCCGCCTACGAATACCTGAACCCCTTCGCCCAGTACGTCGATCAGTATCTGTATCAGGCCGGGAACCCCAGCCTGCGGCCCCAGTTTACCGAAAATTTTGAAGCCAACATCAGCGTGGAAGACCGGCCCCTGTTTGCCATCGGCCGCAACTACACCACCGATATTTTTACTAGTGTCGTCTATCAGGACCCGGCCAACCGAAGCATTGCCTACCGCACCTACGACAATCTGGGCACCAATCGCGAAACGTATTTCCGGGTGCTGGGCGTCATTCCGCCGGTGGGTCGTTACTTTTTTCTGGCGAGTGCGCAGTACAATTACAACGACTACATGGGTACCTACGAAAACCAGCCGCTGCGTTTTCAGCGGGGCAGCTGGTCGTTTTTCACGTTTCACTCCTACAAAATCGATAAACGATCGACGGCGACGCTGAACGCTTTTTTCCGCACCAGGGGGCAGCTTCAGTTCTATGAACTCAGTAATTTCGGCGCGCTGAACCTGAGCGTGAACCGAAAATTCATGCAGGATAAACTGCTGGTGACGCTCACGGCCAACGACCTGCTGTTTACCAACTACTATCAGTTTGCGCTGCAACAGGGCAGCGTTCAGGCCAACGGGCTGCGCCGAAACGATACGCGCCGGTTTGGGCTGACGGTTCGCTACAATTTTGGTATGCGGAAGCGCGAGGAACGAACCAACATGTTCAACGTCGACACGCCTACGCAATAG
- a CDS encoding RidA family protein — MKNKFLSLLLLATTITLLAGKSTTTADRTAGMADFPQATKTPPDYPFSRAMRAGDFVYISGQIGATPDGKLAGDFDAQARQTMDNIVAALKEQNLTTADIVKCTVMIDDMAQWPAFNVIYRTYFPTGKFPARSAFGADGLAMGAALEVDCIAYAPLKK; from the coding sequence ATGAAAAACAAGTTTCTTTCTCTGCTGCTGCTGGCCACCACCATCACCCTGCTGGCCGGTAAATCGACAACCACCGCCGACCGTACGGCCGGTATGGCCGACTTTCCGCAAGCGACAAAAACACCACCCGACTACCCATTTTCCCGCGCCATGCGGGCCGGTGACTTCGTATATATCTCCGGGCAGATCGGCGCAACGCCCGATGGCAAGCTGGCCGGTGACTTCGACGCGCAAGCCAGGCAAACGATGGATAACATCGTGGCTGCGCTGAAGGAGCAGAATCTGACAACGGCTGACATTGTGAAGTGTACGGTGATGATCGACGATATGGCGCAGTGGCCCGCCTTCAACGTCATCTACCGCACCTATTTCCCAACGGGTAAATTCCCGGCCCGCAGCGCCTTTGGTGCCGACGGGCTGGCAATGGGGGCAGCCCTCGAAGTCGACTGTATTGCCTACGCACCGCTGAAGAAGTAA
- a CDS encoding low affinity iron permease family protein — MNQTAFSRFFESFAQRATKATGSSTAFLLALATVLIWIVTGPIFHYSDTWQLVINTGTTIVTFLMVFLIQKSQNKDSMAMQIKLNELIAVNRKASNRLLNLEDLSEDELRALHNFFGRLADKAQQENNLAESHSVEEAEEIHVEKLEEKHRRRQDKKTARTSA; from the coding sequence ATGAATCAAACCGCTTTTTCCCGCTTTTTTGAATCGTTTGCCCAGCGCGCGACGAAGGCAACGGGTTCATCAACCGCGTTTCTGCTGGCCCTCGCTACCGTACTCATCTGGATCGTGACGGGGCCGATTTTTCACTACTCCGACACCTGGCAACTGGTCATCAATACTGGCACGACCATCGTGACCTTCCTGATGGTGTTTCTGATTCAGAAATCGCAGAACAAAGATTCAATGGCGATGCAGATCAAGCTCAACGAACTGATCGCGGTCAACCGGAAAGCCAGCAACCGGCTGCTGAATCTGGAAGATCTCAGTGAAGATGAGCTTCGGGCACTCCATAACTTTTTCGGTCGGCTGGCCGACAAAGCCCAGCAGGAAAACAACCTCGCGGAGTCGCATTCCGTCGAAGAAGCGGAGGAAATACACGTGGAGAAGCTGGAGGAAAAACACCGGCGCAGGCAGGATAAAAAAACGGCCCGAACGTCGGCCTGA
- a CDS encoding response regulator, translating to MTAVSIYEDNDELRSLLQTMIGSTDDLLVVGAYANGQQVVEQLKRDRPDVVLMDIDMPGRDGIECVRLLKETDVRIKVLMHTVFEDDDRLFACLSNGADGYLLKKHTATHLLNALTDVMEGGGPMSPGIARRVLKTFSQVAPPKQQPYGITDREKEILQLLTQGYTYRMIGHRCSISVETVRRHLKNIYQKLHVQCGTEAVAKALREQLIN from the coding sequence ATGACAGCGGTTTCCATCTACGAAGACAACGACGAACTCCGGTCACTGCTCCAGACAATGATCGGCAGCACCGACGATCTGCTGGTCGTAGGAGCCTACGCCAACGGGCAGCAGGTAGTGGAGCAGCTGAAGCGCGACCGCCCCGACGTGGTGCTGATGGATATCGACATGCCGGGGCGAGACGGCATCGAGTGCGTCCGGTTGCTGAAAGAAACCGACGTACGAATCAAGGTGCTGATGCACACCGTCTTTGAAGACGACGACCGGCTGTTTGCCTGCCTGAGCAACGGGGCCGACGGCTATCTGCTGAAAAAACACACCGCTACCCACCTGCTCAATGCGCTGACCGACGTGATGGAAGGCGGTGGACCGATGTCGCCCGGTATTGCCCGGCGGGTGCTGAAAACGTTTTCGCAGGTAGCCCCGCCCAAACAGCAGCCCTACGGCATCACCGATCGGGAGAAAGAGATTTTGCAGTTGCTTACGCAGGGGTACACCTACCGCATGATCGGGCATCGGTGCAGTATTTCGGTCGAAACCGTCCGGCGGCATTTGAAAAATATCTACCAGAAACTCCACGTACAGTGCGGCACCGAAGCCGTTGCCAAAGCCCTGCGCGAACAGCTTATCAATTGA
- a CDS encoding sensor histidine kinase produces MGKRLSILVVVLVLHIGSVGRLRAQAPNVWFDQLTEADGLPGGAVYSITKDRQGFIWFGTRRCPVRYDGSTFRPFLLPETYLVTGLAADSANRMWLASDRRGICRIEPNALHLTPVPNTPTATGRFYRSTANEGWFGDTSGIGRIDLRTGVVRHYPLRHTTYRGIKVQDFLEDSQRTLWVVGSDNGLFRFDRRANRFVCVLGPDCADPARRLSVYLSRGCVDAQGILWIGSYDHGLLRFDPHTSQFTFFTQTGRPAGINCVAEGQDETGRRLLWVGDESGLLAFRPEQQRFVAVPVTWPDPFAVYALFRDPGSGMLWVGTSDGVLKYNPQDSRVEPVTLPPALVRQPVLVNVICPDQRDTTGQTFWLGLSHTGLIRWHRPTNQFTLVRYPESQAETMWVQQTGDGRLWIGLRNWSYRGDGVLVYDPSAGRFVPEPAAQRAGRLFSVPFVDHGLIDRQQRLWVGNNDEGLRVLAIQTGQPLHYWPEAEIRAMYANNNFLTDIKADKAGQIWLATYRGPYCVTEPGHRFVPADHHSRRQFDDPATNALLVARSGHVWAARWGSVTESAPDGTLLTVLTSRNGLYDRETRRLAEDGAGRIWIGTCDGLQVYDPRTRQIRRFTVGDGLSRTNVTAALYIHRGRELFVGQQNGFDYIVTDRLLHRESLPPVVVNSLRIQERERSFDAAKPIRLSPADNAFSVGFSVMTYDRMPTSQYAYRLDGFDTGWNYSGTHHRAYYTNLAPGRYVLSLKAANAAGQWSRQVTQLAIDVLPAYYQTWWFRLLIGLLFAGGLYGLYRYRINQILRVQRIRNRISADLHDEIGSSISGIDILGTMIQRGLPKNHPSEPMVERIVSEARQVSSALDDIVWSINPTNDGLGSLIARINRYAAELFEASGIQYEIAIPDGLDRLSLSMEKRQDFYLIAKEAVNNMVKHAQATQARLLISYAHPQLHLTVWDNGRGFDTNADTDRNGLRNMQTRARQLGGTLQISSAPGQGTSLRLTFPVSA; encoded by the coding sequence ATGGGAAAACGGCTATCTATACTTGTCGTGGTACTGGTGCTGCACATCGGTTCCGTTGGGCGGCTCCGGGCGCAGGCACCCAACGTGTGGTTCGACCAGCTGACCGAAGCCGACGGACTGCCCGGCGGGGCCGTCTATAGCATCACCAAAGACCGGCAGGGATTCATCTGGTTCGGCACGCGCCGGTGTCCGGTCCGCTACGACGGGTCGACGTTTCGCCCCTTCCTGCTACCCGAAACCTACCTCGTTACGGGGCTGGCGGCTGATTCGGCCAACCGGATGTGGCTGGCCAGCGACCGACGGGGTATCTGCCGGATCGAACCCAACGCGCTGCACCTGACGCCCGTACCGAATACCCCCACTGCCACGGGTCGCTTCTACCGCAGTACGGCCAACGAAGGCTGGTTTGGCGATACCAGCGGCATTGGCCGGATCGACCTGCGAACGGGCGTAGTCCGGCATTATCCGTTGCGGCATACTACCTACCGGGGTATCAAGGTGCAGGATTTTCTGGAAGACAGCCAGCGTACACTCTGGGTCGTCGGGAGTGATAACGGCCTGTTCCGGTTCGACCGCCGGGCCAACCGGTTCGTCTGCGTACTTGGCCCCGACTGTGCCGATCCGGCCCGGCGGCTGTCTGTTTACCTGAGTCGGGGCTGTGTCGATGCGCAGGGGATTCTCTGGATTGGTTCGTATGACCACGGCCTGCTCCGGTTCGACCCCCACACCAGTCAGTTTACGTTTTTTACACAAACCGGTCGACCGGCCGGTATCAACTGCGTGGCGGAAGGGCAGGATGAAACCGGGCGTCGGCTGCTGTGGGTGGGTGACGAAAGCGGTCTGCTGGCGTTCCGGCCCGAACAGCAGCGGTTCGTAGCGGTGCCCGTCACCTGGCCCGATCCATTCGCCGTTTACGCGCTGTTTCGCGACCCCGGCAGCGGTATGCTGTGGGTCGGTACGTCGGATGGCGTGCTCAAATACAACCCGCAGGATAGCCGCGTTGAGCCCGTTACCCTGCCCCCCGCGCTGGTTCGGCAGCCCGTGCTGGTCAACGTCATCTGCCCCGATCAGCGCGATACCACCGGGCAAACGTTCTGGCTGGGGTTATCGCACACGGGCCTGATTCGCTGGCACCGGCCGACTAACCAGTTTACGCTGGTGCGGTATCCTGAGTCGCAGGCCGAAACGATGTGGGTGCAGCAAACCGGCGACGGGCGGCTCTGGATTGGCCTGCGCAACTGGAGTTACCGGGGCGATGGTGTGCTGGTTTACGACCCATCCGCCGGTCGGTTCGTACCCGAACCGGCGGCACAGCGGGCGGGGCGGCTGTTCTCGGTGCCCTTCGTGGATCACGGCCTGATCGACCGGCAGCAGCGGCTGTGGGTGGGCAACAACGACGAAGGGCTGCGGGTGCTGGCCATCCAGACCGGGCAACCCCTGCACTACTGGCCGGAGGCCGAGATTCGGGCCATGTACGCCAACAATAATTTCCTGACTGATATCAAAGCGGATAAAGCGGGGCAAATCTGGCTGGCTACGTATCGGGGGCCGTACTGCGTGACCGAACCCGGCCACCGGTTCGTACCTGCCGACCACCACAGCCGCCGACAGTTCGACGATCCGGCGACCAACGCGCTGCTCGTGGCCCGGAGTGGGCACGTATGGGCAGCGCGTTGGGGGAGCGTCACGGAGAGTGCGCCCGACGGCACGCTGCTCACCGTACTGACGTCACGCAACGGCCTCTACGACCGCGAAACCCGGCGGCTGGCGGAAGATGGCGCGGGCCGTATCTGGATCGGTACGTGCGATGGCTTGCAGGTTTACGACCCCCGCACCCGGCAGATCAGGCGGTTCACGGTTGGCGATGGGCTGAGCCGTACCAACGTAACAGCCGCCCTCTACATTCACCGGGGGCGCGAACTGTTTGTGGGGCAGCAAAACGGGTTCGACTACATCGTCACCGACCGGCTGCTGCACCGGGAATCACTGCCGCCGGTCGTTGTCAACTCGTTGCGTATCCAGGAGCGGGAGCGGTCGTTCGATGCGGCAAAACCCATCCGGCTTAGCCCCGCCGATAATGCGTTCAGCGTCGGCTTCAGCGTCATGACCTACGACCGCATGCCAACCAGTCAGTATGCCTACCGGCTGGACGGGTTCGACACCGGCTGGAATTACAGCGGTACGCACCACCGCGCCTATTACACCAACCTCGCGCCGGGCCGCTACGTGCTGAGCCTGAAAGCCGCCAATGCAGCCGGGCAGTGGTCGCGGCAGGTCACGCAACTGGCTATCGATGTGCTGCCGGCCTACTACCAGACGTGGTGGTTCCGGTTACTGATCGGGCTGCTGTTTGCCGGGGGGCTGTACGGGCTGTACCGCTACCGGATCAATCAGATTCTGCGGGTGCAGCGCATCCGTAACCGGATCTCGGCCGACCTGCACGACGAAATCGGTTCGTCCATCAGCGGTATCGATATTCTGGGGACAATGATTCAGCGTGGTCTGCCCAAAAACCACCCGTCGGAGCCGATGGTCGAACGCATTGTGAGCGAAGCACGGCAGGTAAGCAGTGCGCTGGACGACATCGTGTGGAGTATCAACCCAACCAACGACGGGCTGGGCAGCCTGATCGCCCGCATCAATCGCTACGCGGCCGAACTGTTTGAAGCGTCGGGAATTCAGTACGAAATCGCCATCCCCGACGGGCTCGACCGGCTCAGCCTGTCGATGGAGAAGCGGCAGGATTTTTACCTGATCGCCAAAGAAGCCGTCAACAACATGGTCAAACACGCGCAGGCTACGCAGGCCCGGCTGCTTATCAGCTACGCGCACCCGCAGCTGCATCTGACGGTCTGGGACAACGGCCGGGGTTTCGATACCAACGCCGATACCGACCGCAATGGCCTGCGCAACATGCAGACCCGCGCGCGGCAGCTTGGCGGTACGCTACAGATCAGTTCCGCGCCGGGGCAGGGCACATCGCTCCGGCTGACGTTCCCGGTTTCGGCCTGA
- a CDS encoding PKD domain-containing protein, with protein MNVTNQASLHTGYILLIGLFMLVGCKTKTPAPLTPKASFRVASPNCTAPCDPGITNLSQYAVSYRWDFGDGGTSTQETPQHTYTKGGSYAIKLTVTGEENQQADTTITVSLQSPTPVAAFTVQNNNCTAACEIGFTNQSTYGNTYAWDFGDGGTATDANPKHTYTKGGTYTVKLTANGDQGKSGSATQTVTIKTPPPVANFLIQNDNCIVPCTVVLQNQSTNATSYSWRILTSYPNATALYRTATDVSPSQPYDAVSPFVNGGRLGYMAELTATGPGGTATVKKAITIRPPVPTSIFTYQTVNRADGTYIQLINQSRDATSYKWYYGSGQTSTLETPPAYKYIGAQGVTLDVFNETSTSRRQTVIELPRPILK; from the coding sequence ATGAACGTTACCAATCAGGCTTCCCTCCACACGGGTTACATCCTACTTATCGGGCTCTTTATGCTGGTCGGCTGTAAGACCAAAACCCCGGCTCCGCTCACTCCCAAAGCCAGCTTCCGGGTTGCCAGCCCCAACTGCACCGCCCCCTGCGACCCGGGCATTACCAACCTGTCGCAGTACGCCGTCAGCTACCGCTGGGACTTCGGCGACGGCGGCACATCGACGCAGGAAACACCCCAGCACACCTACACCAAAGGCGGCAGCTACGCCATCAAACTGACTGTTACGGGCGAAGAAAATCAGCAGGCCGACACGACGATTACGGTGTCGCTCCAGAGCCCGACGCCGGTAGCGGCCTTTACCGTGCAGAACAACAACTGCACAGCCGCCTGCGAAATCGGCTTCACCAACCAGTCGACCTACGGCAACACCTACGCCTGGGACTTTGGCGACGGCGGTACGGCTACCGATGCGAACCCAAAACATACCTACACGAAGGGTGGCACGTATACCGTCAAACTCACGGCAAACGGCGATCAGGGTAAGAGTGGCTCAGCCACCCAGACCGTTACGATCAAAACCCCGCCACCAGTCGCCAACTTCCTGATTCAGAACGATAACTGCATCGTACCCTGTACCGTCGTACTGCAAAACCAGTCGACCAATGCGACGAGTTATTCGTGGCGCATTCTGACGAGCTACCCCAATGCGACGGCCCTCTACCGGACTGCCACGGACGTTAGTCCCAGTCAGCCGTATGACGCCGTATCTCCGTTTGTCAACGGTGGTCGGCTGGGGTATATGGCTGAGCTAACAGCGACGGGGCCGGGCGGCACGGCGACCGTGAAGAAGGCCATTACCATTCGTCCACCCGTTCCCACGTCCATCTTCACGTACCAGACAGTAAACCGGGCCGATGGTACTTACATCCAGCTCATCAATCAGTCGCGCGATGCTACATCCTACAAATGGTACTACGGCTCAGGGCAGACATCGACGCTGGAAACCCCGCCCGCTTATAAATACATTGGAGCACAGGGGGTTACACTTGACGTCTTCAACGAGACGTCAACCAGTCGGCGTCAGACTGTGATTGAATTACCTCGACCTATCCTGAAATGA